The Mus musculus strain C57BL/6J chromosome 2, GRCm38.p6 C57BL/6J genome has a window encoding:
- the Mkks gene encoding McKusick-Kaufman/Bardet-Biedl syndromes putative chaperonin isoform 1 (isoform 1 is encoded by transcript variant 2): MSRLEAKKPSLCKTEPLTSEKVRSTLSVLKGVIASCYGPSGRLKQLHNGLGGCVYTTSQSSALLRNLSVTHPVLKILTSSVQNHVSCFSDCGLFTAILCCNLIENIQRLDLTPATAIKLNKYLLSLCTSYLKSEACSCRIPVDFRSTHTFLSLVHSILTSKPACMLTRKETDHIGALILKAFLLTIPESTEERMVLGKSIIVPLKGQRVTDSTVLPGLLIEASEVQLRRLLPTQKASGLRVALFCTSLSGDFSNAGEGVVVAHYQVSLENAVLEQLLNLGRRLVTDHVDLVLCQKVIHPSLKQFFSERHVMAIDRVGVTLMESLSKVTGATPIGSLNPIVSTTYGSVKDVCSARFGSKHFFHLLPNEATVCTLLLCSRNDTAWEELKLTCQTAMHVLQLTIKEPWVLLGGGCTETHLAAYVRHKVHHEAEAIVRDDGCTQAKLHVAAEAFCSALESVAGSLEHDGGEILIDTKYGHLWSCQADSASVGNWSDTLSRCGCGLYNSQEELSWSVLRSTYHPFAPQTCLPQAALGSASNLTVDCFTAKLSGLQVAVETANLILDLSYVIEDKN; encoded by the exons ATGTCTCGGTTAGAAGCTAAGAAGCCATCGTTGTGTAAAACTGAACCATTGACAAGTGAGAAAGTCAGGTCCACACTTTCTGTCTTGAAAGGAGTCATAGCCTCATGCTATGGCCCTTcagggaggctgaagcagctACACAATGGATTGGGAGGTTGTGTGTACACAACCTCACAGTCCTCAGCCCTGCTTCGAAACCTTTCAGTCACCCATCCCGTATTAAAGATCCTAACGTCATCCGTGCAGAATCACGTGTCCTGCTTCAGTGACTGCGGCTTATTCACAGCCATTCTGTGCTGCAACTTGATTGAAAATATTCAAAGACTAGATTTGACACCCGCAACTgctattaaattaaataaatacctctTGAGTCTCTGTACCAGTTATCTCAAGTCTGAAGCCTGTAGTTGTCGAATCCCAGTTGACTTCAGAAGTACACATACCTTCCTCAGCTTGGTACACAGTATCTTAACAAGCAAACCAGCCTGTATGCTCACCAGAAAGGAAACAGATCACATAGGTGCTTTGATTTTGAAAGCTTTTTTACTTACAATTCCAGAAAGTACAGAAGAACGAATGGTTTTAGGGAAGAGTATAATTGTTCCCTTAAAGGGCCAAAGAGTTACAGATTCTACTGTATTACCTGGACTACTCATTGAAGCATCAGAAGTTCAATTAAGGAGGTTATTACCCACTCAAAAGGCAAGTGGCCTTAGGGTGGCACTCTTCTGTACATCTTTATCTGGAGATTTTTctaatgctggagaaggagtggTGGTGGCCCATTACCAAGTGTCCCTTGAGAATGCAGTTTTAGAGCAGTTGCTTAATCTAGGAAGGCGACTAGTCACTGATCATGTAGACCTTGTCCTGTGCCAAAAAGTAATCCACCCATCTTTGAAACAGTTCTTCAGTGAGCGCCACGTTATGGCCATCGACAGAGTTGGGGTGACTCTGATGGAATCTCTAAGCAAAGTGACAG GAGCAACGCCTATTGGTTCTCTAAACCCAATAGTTTCTACTACTTATGGAAGTGTGAAAGATGTGTGCTCTGCAAGATTTGGCTCCaaacatttttttcatcttcttccTAATGAGGCCACTGTCTGCACCTTGCTTCTCTGCAGCAGAAATGACACCGCCTGGGAGGAGCTGAAG CTCACATGTCAAACAGCAATGCACGTCTTGCAGTTAACAATCAAGGAACCGTGGGTTTTATTGGGAGGTGGCTGTACAGAAACACACTTGGCTGCATATGTCAGACACAAG GTTCATCACGAGGCAGAAGCTATTGTCAGAGATGATGGGTGTACTCAGGCAAAGCTGCATGTTGCTGCTGAAGCATTTTGCAGTGCTCTGGAGTCCGTTGCTGGCTCTTTGGAACATGATGGTGGTGAAATCCTCATTGACACGAAGTATGGACACCTTTGGTCCTGTCAAGCAGATTCTGCCTCTGTTGGTAACTGGTCAGATACGCTGTCACGGTGTGGCTGTGGTTTGTACAACAGCCAGGAAGAGCTCAGCTGGTCTGTCTTAAGAAGTACTTATCATCCTTTTGCACCACAAACCTGCCTTCCACAGGCAGCTTTGGGCTCAGCCAGTAACCTGACTGTGGACTGCTTCACTGCCAAGCTGAGTGGCTTACAGGTGGCTGTAGAGACAGCCAATTTGATTTTAGATCTTTCATATGTCATTGAAGATAAAAACTAA
- the Mkks gene encoding McKusick-Kaufman/Bardet-Biedl syndromes putative chaperonin isoform 3 (isoform 3 is encoded by transcript variant 4), with protein MHVLQLTIKEPWVLLGGGCTETHLAAYVRHKVHHEAEAIVRDDGCTQAKLHVAAEAFCSALESVAGSLEHDGGEILIDTKYGHLWSCQADSASVGNWSDTLSRCGCGLYNSQEELSWSVLRSTYHPFAPQTCLPQAALGSASNLTVDCFTAKLSGLQVAVETANLILDLSYVIEDKN; from the exons ATGCACGTCTTGCAGTTAACAATCAAGGAACCGTGGGTTTTATTGGGAGGTGGCTGTACAGAAACACACTTGGCTGCATATGTCAGACACAAG GTTCATCACGAGGCAGAAGCTATTGTCAGAGATGATGGGTGTACTCAGGCAAAGCTGCATGTTGCTGCTGAAGCATTTTGCAGTGCTCTGGAGTCCGTTGCTGGCTCTTTGGAACATGATGGTGGTGAAATCCTCATTGACACGAAGTATGGACACCTTTGGTCCTGTCAAGCAGATTCTGCCTCTGTTGGTAACTGGTCAGATACGCTGTCACGGTGTGGCTGTGGTTTGTACAACAGCCAGGAAGAGCTCAGCTGGTCTGTCTTAAGAAGTACTTATCATCCTTTTGCACCACAAACCTGCCTTCCACAGGCAGCTTTGGGCTCAGCCAGTAACCTGACTGTGGACTGCTTCACTGCCAAGCTGAGTGGCTTACAGGTGGCTGTAGAGACAGCCAATTTGATTTTAGATCTTTCATATGTCATTGAAGATAAAAACTAA
- the Mkks gene encoding McKusick-Kaufman/Bardet-Biedl syndromes putative chaperonin isoform 2 (isoform 2 is encoded by transcript variant 3): MSRLEAKKPSLCKTEPLTSEKVRSTLSVLKGVIASCYGPSGRLKQLHNGLGGCVYTTSQSSALLRNLSVTHPVLKILTSSVQNHVSCFSDCGLFTAILCCNLIENIQRLDLTPATAIKLNKYLLSLCTSYLKSEACSCRIPVDFRSTHTFLSLVHSILTSKPACMLTRKETDHIGALILKAFLLTIPESTEERMVLGKSIIVPLKGQRVTDSTVLPGLLIEASEVQLRRLLPTQKFFSERHVMAIDRVGVTLMESLSKVTGATPIGSLNPIVSTTYGSVKDVCSARFGSKHFFHLLPNEATVCTLLLCSRNDTAWEELKLTCQTAMHVLQLTIKEPWVLLGGGCTETHLAAYVRHKVHHEAEAIVRDDGCTQAKLHVAAEAFCSALESVAGSLEHDGGEILIDTKYGHLWSCQADSASVGNWSDTLSRCGCGLYNSQEELSWSVLRSTYHPFAPQTCLPQAALGSASNLTVDCFTAKLSGLQVAVETANLILDLSYVIEDKN; this comes from the exons ATGTCTCGGTTAGAAGCTAAGAAGCCATCGTTGTGTAAAACTGAACCATTGACAAGTGAGAAAGTCAGGTCCACACTTTCTGTCTTGAAAGGAGTCATAGCCTCATGCTATGGCCCTTcagggaggctgaagcagctACACAATGGATTGGGAGGTTGTGTGTACACAACCTCACAGTCCTCAGCCCTGCTTCGAAACCTTTCAGTCACCCATCCCGTATTAAAGATCCTAACGTCATCCGTGCAGAATCACGTGTCCTGCTTCAGTGACTGCGGCTTATTCACAGCCATTCTGTGCTGCAACTTGATTGAAAATATTCAAAGACTAGATTTGACACCCGCAACTgctattaaattaaataaatacctctTGAGTCTCTGTACCAGTTATCTCAAGTCTGAAGCCTGTAGTTGTCGAATCCCAGTTGACTTCAGAAGTACACATACCTTCCTCAGCTTGGTACACAGTATCTTAACAAGCAAACCAGCCTGTATGCTCACCAGAAAGGAAACAGATCACATAGGTGCTTTGATTTTGAAAGCTTTTTTACTTACAATTCCAGAAAGTACAGAAGAACGAATGGTTTTAGGGAAGAGTATAATTGTTCCCTTAAAGGGCCAAAGAGTTACAGATTCTACTGTATTACCTGGACTACTCATTGAAGCATCAGAAGTTCAATTAAGGAGGTTATTACCCACTCAAAAG TTCTTCAGTGAGCGCCACGTTATGGCCATCGACAGAGTTGGGGTGACTCTGATGGAATCTCTAAGCAAAGTGACAG GAGCAACGCCTATTGGTTCTCTAAACCCAATAGTTTCTACTACTTATGGAAGTGTGAAAGATGTGTGCTCTGCAAGATTTGGCTCCaaacatttttttcatcttcttccTAATGAGGCCACTGTCTGCACCTTGCTTCTCTGCAGCAGAAATGACACCGCCTGGGAGGAGCTGAAG CTCACATGTCAAACAGCAATGCACGTCTTGCAGTTAACAATCAAGGAACCGTGGGTTTTATTGGGAGGTGGCTGTACAGAAACACACTTGGCTGCATATGTCAGACACAAG GTTCATCACGAGGCAGAAGCTATTGTCAGAGATGATGGGTGTACTCAGGCAAAGCTGCATGTTGCTGCTGAAGCATTTTGCAGTGCTCTGGAGTCCGTTGCTGGCTCTTTGGAACATGATGGTGGTGAAATCCTCATTGACACGAAGTATGGACACCTTTGGTCCTGTCAAGCAGATTCTGCCTCTGTTGGTAACTGGTCAGATACGCTGTCACGGTGTGGCTGTGGTTTGTACAACAGCCAGGAAGAGCTCAGCTGGTCTGTCTTAAGAAGTACTTATCATCCTTTTGCACCACAAACCTGCCTTCCACAGGCAGCTTTGGGCTCAGCCAGTAACCTGACTGTGGACTGCTTCACTGCCAAGCTGAGTGGCTTACAGGTGGCTGTAGAGACAGCCAATTTGATTTTAGATCTTTCATATGTCATTGAAGATAAAAACTAA